CGCGGCAATGCGGAAGGCCACTTCCAGCGAGGGCGAATAGCGCCCCTGCTCGATGGCCACGATGGTCTGGCGCGTCACCCCGACCTTCTCGGCCAAGGCCGCCTGCGTCATCTCGCCGGCATTGAAGCGCAGCACCCGGATCGTATTGCTGATCGCCGCCTGTCCCTTGCCCATCGTTCTAGCCGACCCGGTAGTAATAGAGCCGCGACGCCGCATCGGTGGCCCCGGCCAGCATCAGTCCGCCGAACAGTACGTAGATGCCCACGGCAAAATCGAAGCCGAAAGCCCAGAGAAATATCGCCGCCGCCCCGCCCGCCGACGCCACCACATAGCCATTGCGCATGGACCGGGCGCTCACCGCATGGTCGCGCTCATCGGCCCGCTCATCCTTCAATTCCTGCCCCTGCACCATGCTGACCAGAATGGCGAAAACGATCATCGCCACGATATTGAACACCACCGAC
This sequence is a window from Devosia ginsengisoli. Protein-coding genes within it:
- a CDS encoding helix-turn-helix transcriptional regulator, which gives rise to MGKGQAAISNTIRVLRFNAGEMTQAALAEKVGVTRQTIVAIEQGRYSPSLEVAFRIAAAFDVPLDQVFQWHGQGQ